Proteins encoded together in one Quercus lobata isolate SW786 chromosome 3, ValleyOak3.0 Primary Assembly, whole genome shotgun sequence window:
- the LOC115981427 gene encoding senescence-associated carboxylesterase 101-like has product MAYLEQYKKVSKDKRVGYYDRYKNKLDTSDIKVVEYMRCLTCYWEEMVDQAEKRPQTVGASLRTRSLFGGTNYRRMIEPLDIADYYKAGKQDYINQGRSKRYIILEQLLKETEKPSSGPNELKKQNVASSLTKDSCFWAHVEEARISCKLLSSGESNDMEKERNKLIEFENYVYGLMKNYAVSSEIFLPGSSFMTWWRDYREIKGTFYHSHLTSLMNNEENYDKYAKGRLVIP; this is encoded by the coding sequence ATGGCCTATCTAGAACAGTATAAGAAGGTGTCTAAAGACAAGAGAGTTGGATACTATGATAGATACAAGAATAAACTTGATACAAGTGATATTAAGGTGGTAGAGTATATGAGATGCCTCACATGTTACTGGGAAGAAATGGTTGATCAAGCAGAGAAAAGGCCTCAGACAGTAGGTGCCTCCCTTCGTACCCGTTCACTCTTTGGGGGAACAAATTACCGAAGGATGATTGAACCACTGGACATAGCTGATTACTACAAGGCAGGCAAACAAGACTACATAAATCAAGGAAGGTCAAAACGTTACATAATATTAGAGCAATTGctgaaagaaacagagaaaccTTCAAGTGGTCCAAATGAATTGAAGAAACAGAATGTGGCGTCAAGTCTGACAAAGGATTCTTGCTTTTGGGCACATGTTGAGGAGGCTCGCATTTCATGCAAATTGCTGAGTAGCGGAGAATCAAATGAtatggagaaagaaagaaacaaattgaTTGAGTTTGAAAACTATGTATACGGTTTGATGAAAAATTATGCAGTATCTTCTGAGATTTTCTTACCTGGGAGCAGCTTCATGACATGGTGGAGAGACTATAGAGAGATTAAGGGAACTTTTTATCATTCACATCTCACTAGCTTAATGAATAATGAAGAGAATTATGACAAGTACGCTAAGGGCCGCTTGGTGATTCCCTGA